From Nitrospirota bacterium, the proteins below share one genomic window:
- a CDS encoding YDG domain-containing protein: MRKTLLVVMTVVFALISVMANVSHAWWSETLNANIQSTHDLISKQTSSIIQGKLQNQFLKDKLADIMDYTFHNNAALSTEWDKAAHRGDGTRNGGPIDIFYQNFLTAYQAYIADPGDSAALATAVSNLGYAVHLVEDMAVPAHALNIKHAATSALDSCPFNPAICDNFEGVGWEIFAHENPFYASYTIAETDSPTPTEYYRRARNNTINLVVSSPVFTTYWHKGTGDDWCGDNWATSTMPNVCDDGPKGYYETPGSDSDDQFSFTYETAMMNPLLGGAPYEVDFLRYQLNQAVKYSGLFLLAVDRVLSAQTLTSYPVDLPKTGQTICYDGTGNIVTCSSTGQDGELQSGVSWPQPRFVIQGNCVTDHLTGLMWVQNANLPGYKTWQQTMDYISAINTGSGLCGYNDWRLPNVNELESLVNAGQANPAMWLNSQGFAGTQAGLYWTSTSYSTYSAMAWVLDMGVGAVYDSNSKSNSGYGWPVRTDQTLLIVPSAVWKTGQSASYYANDDGALQKGISWPTTRFADNGNTVIDGLTYLVWTKNANSPGPSACSPGGLKTWQQALDYIKCLNSNNYLGYNDWKLPNRKELYSLTDKSNHALPSGNPFLNVMPYYWSSTTSVSNAQFAWVIGINDYYGIAYNVNKSSGEYVWPVRLGQKGSLGTALSGTVTSFATGGPIAGVTVTVLGGTTTQTDSSGIYSINGINYNTWYNVTFSAIGYQTVTVKNIVLEAGQVKTLNVMLPTTGPLNIITTSLPPADTGHAYSSRVMVTGGSYPYTFSTAYGSLPPGLNLNIYNGAISGTPTIVGSYTFAVGLTDNNALYSEREFTIEVTAPLTITTPSLLDRGTIGASYQQSLNVTGGTAPYTFSYSGDFPLDLYLTNLGNITNKITDTIDFESGVLNKSWSVSNAYINSENKLFLDGHYTTATAQITVNCTAGNISFDFTDYFYCGNDFCGHLIFYVDGVEKKRWYHIDYNVINAYAQAITAGVHTFKWESYNSNVTRVNTFSKIDNIKFPIALLGSHNFTINVSDSSGRNVAKQFTLNIDNALSISTTRLNDGIVGSSFNQTLTATGGYGTYQWDVYSGSLPAGLSLDGSTGIISGTPTTATNSIIILSVADADGRITYKDFNIKVSNPLQILTASVPNGFLNSAYSEAIRLAGGIGPYTFSMTGQLPAGLTLNTATGIISGTPTAAGLTNVSITVTDSTYPVHQTITQNLGIRIWTQLTITTTAVLASNKKGVAISPIVFVAKGGASPYTWALTSGALPQGLTFAAATGQLSGTPTEAGDFIFTLTVMDSSSATAQKEFFMHVSDTVTITTSAVPDGAKGTPYSYALNVSNGIPPYSWLLQSGTLPSGITLNSSTGVLSGTPTTKQAYSFTIRVSDSDSPAQTATKTFSMNVYDSLYINTNTIPNGRVTKAYTTTIGAKLGTPPYAWTVDSGTLPAGLTLQSSPTVATITGTPISAGTSSFTIAVTDSSNPMQKATKHYDVTTYTVVSINTTSLKTAVRGVPYTDTILASGGASPYVYSIIAGSLPSGISLNASTGQISGTPAQVYAQGTQFTVRVTDSGNPSDYIDQILALFVLDPQNIATTTTINAPSVVYGANGIVTVLVSSASNTPTGNVLLSVDGGSATTQALSAVNGSNPPAASAVFTITQPNIGSHILTATYSGLFAMSGANDSLTVAGKMLNVTVSAANKTYDGTAAATVTFGDDRMAGDDITVSGIAAFADKSVGTGKTVTVTGISISGPDAAKYALVSNTAIASANITKKSLTVTATGVNKVYNGTAAASVTYSDDRVAGDTLTISGIAVFANENVGVSKTVSVSGIMASGADAANYTLAATTASATANITAKTLTITATGVNKVYDGTVTSTATLSDDRIAGDIVTSAYIGAVFATKTVGTDKTVSVTGISISGTDAGNYALAATAVNTTANITAKILTVTATSVNKVYDGTSTATVIYGDNRVAGDALTITGTGVFASKIVGTGKTVNVTGIAISGTDAGNYTLASTTASTTASITAKTLTVTATAVTKVYDGTSTATVTYGDNRVAGDSLTITGTAVFTNKNVGTGKTVSVTGIAISGTDAINYTLAANMASTIADITVHSLTVNASAANKVYDGTTTATVTLSDDRVSGDNLTITRTSATFADKNIGTGKTVSVSGISVSGSDAGNYALAATTVNATANITAKNLTVTGMSAGNKAYDGNTTATLTNGALLGVVSGDIVSFSGQSGTFGDKSIGTSKTVTVTGVTLSGSDAGNYTVTNPIGLTANIIPKAITVTGMTASNKIYDGTTAASLVGGALSGVVGGDSVRFTGQTGSFNNKNVGTAKAVTVTGVVLSGTDAGNYTVTDPAGLTADITPKNLTINGMTASNKVYDGNTNAALTGGSLAAVSGVDVVTFSGQTGTFDNKNVGTAKPVMVTGIALSGVDAGNYTITNPIGLTANITSKGITVTGMTANNKTYDGNTTATLTGGALSGVVSGDIVSFSGQSGVFSDKNVGTGKAVSVTGVTLSGTEAGNYTVTNPIGITANITARSLTVTATGLNKVYNGTTVAAVTYGDDRLVGDVLTVSGTAVFADKTMGTGKAVYITGITISGGGAGNYSLTSTTASSTANITALTLTFSGNSKVYDGTTSATFNINVIPGDAVTIAGTAAFANKSVGVGKTVSVIGIAISGVDAGNYILSSTTANLTASITARSLTVSAIGSNKVYDGTTAATVTLEDNRISGDVLNISFTTDVFANKNVGTGKPVSISGIAISGADVGNYTLAAASASASANITPIQLTITATAADKMYDSTAAAQVTFTDNRIAGDVLTVSGSAAFNDKSVGQNKPVAVSGITLSGTDAPNYSLAAMTASMTASIIPPDGDLDGGGVAVTDALRALRITAGLITATATDMSHSDVAPLVSDVPQPDDVIDVGDVVVILRKSVGLVSF; this comes from the coding sequence GTGAGAAAGACATTGTTGGTGGTGATGACGGTGGTATTTGCACTGATTTCTGTAATGGCCAATGTATCGCATGCATGGTGGTCGGAAACGCTGAATGCAAACATCCAATCTACTCATGATCTGATCAGTAAGCAGACCAGCTCGATAATTCAGGGGAAACTGCAAAATCAGTTTCTTAAGGATAAGTTGGCGGATATTATGGACTATACATTCCATAATAATGCTGCCCTAAGCACTGAATGGGACAAAGCCGCGCACCGCGGCGATGGCACAAGAAATGGCGGTCCAATTGATATTTTTTATCAGAATTTTCTGACAGCTTATCAAGCATACATAGCGGATCCTGGTGACTCAGCCGCTCTCGCGACTGCGGTATCGAATCTGGGATATGCAGTTCATCTAGTTGAAGATATGGCAGTACCTGCACACGCTTTGAATATCAAGCATGCAGCTACCTCCGCATTAGATAGCTGCCCCTTTAATCCGGCTATATGCGATAACTTTGAAGGTGTTGGTTGGGAGATATTCGCGCATGAGAATCCTTTTTACGCGTCGTACACCATTGCTGAAACTGACAGCCCGACTCCGACGGAATACTACAGAAGGGCAAGGAATAATACGATTAACCTTGTTGTGAGCAGCCCAGTATTTACGACCTATTGGCATAAGGGTACCGGTGACGACTGGTGTGGCGATAATTGGGCGACTTCTACTATGCCTAATGTTTGTGACGATGGACCGAAAGGATATTACGAAACACCGGGTTCGGATTCTGATGACCAGTTCTCATTTACGTATGAAACTGCTATGATGAACCCTTTATTGGGTGGTGCTCCCTATGAAGTAGATTTTCTTAGATATCAACTCAATCAAGCAGTAAAGTATTCAGGACTTTTCCTTTTAGCAGTCGATAGAGTCCTAAGTGCTCAAACGTTGACCTCTTATCCTGTTGATCTTCCCAAGACTGGCCAGACCATATGCTATGATGGTACGGGTAATATTGTAACATGTTCATCAACAGGACAGGATGGCGAATTGCAGTCTGGTGTGTCATGGCCTCAACCTAGATTTGTTATCCAAGGCAATTGCGTAACAGATCACCTCACTGGCCTCATGTGGGTGCAGAATGCCAATCTACCCGGATATAAGACGTGGCAGCAGACAATGGATTATATTTCGGCCATCAATACGGGCAGTGGTTTGTGTGGATATAATGATTGGAGATTACCTAATGTTAATGAGCTTGAAAGTCTCGTTAATGCAGGACAAGCGAATCCTGCAATGTGGCTTAACTCACAGGGCTTTGCGGGTACGCAGGCGGGACTATACTGGACGTCCACTAGCTATTCTACGTACTCTGCTATGGCATGGGTACTCGACATGGGCGTTGGTGCAGTGTACGATTCAAACTCTAAATCTAATTCAGGCTATGGATGGCCTGTGCGGACCGACCAGACTTTATTGATAGTGCCTTCGGCAGTTTGGAAAACCGGGCAGTCCGCTAGCTACTATGCAAATGACGATGGAGCCCTGCAAAAGGGCATAAGTTGGCCTACTACGCGCTTCGCGGATAACGGCAATACTGTAATCGATGGTCTGACATATTTAGTATGGACGAAGAATGCAAATTCGCCCGGACCGTCTGCGTGTAGCCCCGGTGGGTTAAAAACGTGGCAACAGGCACTAGACTATATTAAATGTCTGAACAGCAATAACTATTTGGGATACAATGACTGGAAATTGCCAAACAGAAAAGAACTTTACAGTCTCACAGACAAATCAAACCATGCACTCCCATCTGGTAATCCTTTCTTAAACGTGATGCCCTATTATTGGTCATCTACAACCTCCGTAAGCAATGCGCAGTTCGCATGGGTCATCGGTATAAACGATTATTATGGCATAGCATACAACGTTAACAAGTCCAGTGGTGAATATGTATGGCCCGTACGTCTTGGACAAAAAGGATCACTTGGGACTGCGTTGTCTGGAACAGTTACATCATTTGCAACAGGCGGTCCGATTGCGGGCGTAACCGTTACAGTGTTAGGCGGGACTACAACCCAGACTGACAGCAGTGGCATATACTCTATTAACGGTATTAATTACAATACTTGGTATAACGTCACCTTTAGCGCAATAGGCTATCAGACAGTAACTGTTAAAAATATCGTTTTAGAAGCTGGGCAGGTGAAGACGCTAAACGTCATGCTACCTACGACTGGCCCGCTAAATATCATAACCACATCACTTCCACCAGCGGATACAGGTCATGCGTATAGCTCCCGGGTAATGGTCACCGGTGGCTCATATCCTTACACGTTTTCAACAGCCTATGGCTCACTTCCGCCCGGGCTAAACCTAAATATATATAATGGTGCCATTTCGGGAACTCCTACTATTGTCGGCTCCTATACTTTTGCTGTCGGCTTGACAGACAATAATGCTTTATATTCTGAGAGGGAGTTTACTATTGAAGTAACAGCACCGCTGACAATTACTACACCTTCTCTTTTAGATAGGGGCACGATAGGTGCATCTTATCAACAAAGCCTAAATGTCACCGGAGGTACCGCACCCTATACTTTTTCGTATTCAGGAGATTTTCCTTTAGACCTATATCTTACAAATCTCGGCAATATTACGAATAAGATTACTGATACAATAGACTTTGAGTCAGGTGTATTGAACAAGTCGTGGAGTGTCAGTAATGCCTACATTAATAGCGAGAATAAGCTATTTCTAGATGGACATTACACTACAGCAACTGCTCAGATTACGGTAAATTGCACGGCTGGAAATATCTCTTTTGATTTCACCGACTATTTTTATTGCGGAAATGATTTTTGTGGGCATCTTATTTTCTATGTTGATGGCGTTGAAAAAAAACGCTGGTATCACATTGATTACAATGTAATCAATGCATATGCGCAAGCCATTACTGCAGGAGTGCATACTTTTAAATGGGAATCATACAATAGTAACGTTACCAGGGTAAATACCTTTTCGAAAATTGACAATATCAAATTTCCCATAGCCCTTCTCGGATCACATAATTTTACAATAAACGTGTCCGACAGTTCAGGACGTAACGTAGCCAAACAATTTACCCTCAATATTGACAATGCTCTTTCTATTTCAACAACGAGGCTCAATGACGGCATCGTCGGCTCATCCTTCAATCAGACCCTCACGGCCACTGGCGGCTATGGAACATATCAGTGGGACGTCTATTCCGGTAGCCTGCCCGCTGGTCTTTCACTTGATGGATCGACAGGCATCATCTCGGGCACACCGACAACGGCGACCAATTCAATTATTATTCTTTCAGTAGCCGATGCAGACGGCAGGATAACGTATAAAGATTTCAACATCAAGGTTTCCAATCCCCTCCAGATACTAACTGCGTCGGTGCCGAATGGTTTCTTGAACTCTGCCTATTCAGAGGCGATTAGGCTGGCTGGCGGCATCGGGCCGTATACTTTCAGCATGACAGGCCAGTTGCCTGCAGGGCTGACGTTGAATACAGCTACAGGTATCATTTCCGGAACACCGACTGCGGCGGGATTGACGAACGTGAGCATCACGGTGACCGACAGTACCTACCCCGTTCATCAAACCATCACGCAGAACCTGGGCATACGCATTTGGACCCAGCTGACAATCACTACGACGGCTGTACTTGCGAGTAACAAAAAAGGTGTTGCAATCAGCCCGATAGTCTTTGTTGCGAAGGGCGGCGCATCCCCGTACACGTGGGCGCTCACCAGTGGGGCGCTTCCGCAGGGATTGACGTTCGCTGCTGCAACCGGCCAGCTCTCCGGCACTCCAACGGAAGCCGGCGATTTTATCTTCACGCTGACCGTGATGGACTCAAGTAGTGCGACTGCTCAAAAAGAGTTTTTCATGCATGTATCCGACACCGTGACGATAACAACGAGCGCCGTTCCTGATGGGGCGAAGGGGACTCCCTACAGCTACGCTCTAAACGTGAGCAACGGCATACCTCCTTATTCGTGGCTTTTGCAGAGCGGGACACTTCCTTCCGGTATCACACTGAACAGCAGCACCGGCGTGTTGTCCGGTACGCCGACGACAAAGCAAGCCTATTCATTCACCATTCGGGTGAGCGACAGTGACAGCCCGGCGCAGACCGCGACGAAGACCTTCAGCATGAATGTGTATGACAGCCTGTATATTAACACCAATACCATACCCAATGGTAGGGTCACAAAGGCATATACAACTACAATCGGGGCAAAGCTTGGCACCCCACCCTATGCCTGGACTGTGGACAGTGGAACGCTTCCAGCGGGTCTCACCCTTCAATCATCGCCGACTGTTGCTACAATAACAGGCACGCCGATCAGCGCCGGGACCTCTTCCTTTACGATTGCGGTGACTGACTCAAGTAATCCAATGCAGAAAGCCACAAAGCATTACGATGTTACGACCTATACCGTAGTGAGCATAAACACTACGAGTCTCAAGACAGCTGTCAGGGGTGTACCGTATACGGACACGATCCTTGCTTCCGGTGGAGCATCGCCGTATGTCTATTCGATCATTGCCGGCAGCCTGCCTTCCGGAATTTCATTAAACGCTTCAACAGGCCAGATATCAGGAACACCTGCGCAGGTATATGCACAGGGCACGCAATTCACGGTCAGAGTGACGGATTCCGGAAACCCGTCGGATTATATAGACCAGATACTCGCTTTGTTTGTTCTTGACCCGCAAAACATTGCGACGACAACGACGATCAATGCTCCTTCTGTGGTATACGGCGCCAATGGGATAGTGACGGTGTTGGTTAGTTCGGCATCGAATACACCTACCGGAAATGTCCTGTTGAGCGTGGACGGCGGCTCCGCAACAACGCAAGCGCTTTCCGCTGTAAATGGTTCCAATCCGCCTGCAGCATCGGCAGTTTTCACTATTACACAGCCCAATATCGGAAGTCATATATTGACCGCAACATACTCAGGGCTTTTTGCCATGAGTGGTGCGAATGATTCGCTGACCGTGGCCGGCAAAATGCTGAATGTCACTGTCAGTGCAGCGAATAAAACGTACGATGGGACAGCGGCTGCAACCGTTACCTTCGGTGATGACCGTATGGCAGGCGATGATATCACGGTAAGCGGCATTGCAGCCTTTGCCGACAAAAGCGTTGGCACAGGCAAAACAGTCACGGTGACGGGTATTTCTATCAGCGGCCCTGACGCTGCAAAATATGCACTGGTGTCGAATACAGCAATCGCCTCCGCAAACATAACTAAAAAATCTCTGACAGTTACAGCAACAGGCGTTAATAAGGTCTACAACGGCACGGCTGCCGCATCCGTCACGTATAGCGATGATCGGGTGGCAGGCGATACACTGACAATCAGCGGAATTGCAGTATTCGCAAACGAGAATGTCGGCGTCAGCAAGACTGTCAGCGTCTCCGGCATCATGGCCAGCGGTGCCGATGCCGCCAACTACACCTTGGCCGCGACCACGGCAAGCGCGACTGCCAATATCACCGCCAAAACGTTAACTATTACAGCCACAGGCGTTAATAAGGTTTATGACGGTACGGTCACATCTACAGCCACACTGTCAGATGACCGTATCGCAGGCGACATTGTGACAAGCGCATACATAGGCGCGGTATTTGCAACCAAGACCGTTGGAACCGACAAGACCGTAAGTGTAACCGGTATCTCGATCAGCGGTACGGATGCGGGCAATTATGCATTGGCCGCGACAGCCGTAAACACGACTGCGAACATTACCGCAAAAATTTTAACCGTCACCGCTACAAGTGTAAATAAAGTCTACGACGGCACGAGCACCGCAACAGTCATTTACGGTGACAATCGGGTGGCAGGCGACGCACTGACGATCACTGGAACGGGCGTATTCGCGAGCAAGATCGTCGGAACCGGAAAGACTGTTAATGTGACTGGCATTGCGATCAGCGGTACGGATGCGGGCAATTACACCCTGGCTTCAACCACAGCGAGCACTACGGCCAGCATTACAGCAAAAACGTTAACCGTTACTGCTACAGCCGTTACTAAAGTCTATGACGGCACGAGCACCGCAACAGTCACTTACGGTGACAATCGAGTGGCAGGCGACTCACTGACTATCACTGGAACGGCGGTATTCACGAACAAGAACGTGGGAACCGGCAAGACAGTCAGTGTTACGGGAATTGCGATCAGCGGAACGGATGCCATCAACTACACGCTGGCGGCGAATATGGCTAGCACGATCGCTGACATAACCGTACATTCATTGACGGTTAACGCATCAGCTGCCAACAAGGTCTATGACGGAACTACGACAGCGACTGTTACACTGAGCGATGACCGGGTCTCAGGCGACAATCTTACAATCACGAGGACAAGCGCTACTTTTGCTGACAAGAACATCGGAACCGGCAAGACAGTTAGCGTATCAGGCATATCAGTCAGCGGTTCGGATGCGGGCAATTATGCATTGGCCGCAACAACCGTAAACGCGACTGCGAACATTACCGCAAAAAACTTAACCGTCACTGGGATGTCAGCGGGCAACAAGGCATATGACGGAAACACAACTGCAACGCTGACCAACGGAGCGTTATTGGGTGTTGTCTCCGGCGACATCGTCTCCTTCAGCGGCCAGAGCGGAACGTTTGGCGACAAGAGCATTGGCACGTCCAAGACCGTAACGGTCACGGGTGTAACACTTTCAGGCTCGGATGCAGGCAACTACACGGTCACAAACCCGATCGGCCTGACAGCGAACATCATCCCCAAGGCGATTACCGTTACCGGCATGACCGCATCGAACAAGATCTACGACGGCACTACCGCTGCGTCGCTCGTGGGCGGCGCGCTGTCTGGCGTTGTGGGAGGGGATTCAGTGAGGTTCACCGGCCAGACGGGGTCCTTCAATAATAAAAATGTCGGCACCGCCAAAGCGGTCACAGTGACTGGCGTCGTGCTCTCCGGAACCGATGCGGGCAACTACACCGTTACTGATCCCGCAGGGCTGACCGCAGATATCACACCAAAGAACCTAACGATAAACGGTATGACTGCATCGAACAAGGTCTATGATGGGAATACCAACGCTGCCCTTACCGGTGGATCGTTGGCAGCTGTTAGCGGAGTTGATGTCGTCACATTCTCAGGACAAACAGGTACCTTTGATAATAAGAACGTCGGCACTGCCAAGCCGGTCATGGTGACAGGGATAGCGCTGTCCGGTGTTGATGCGGGCAACTACACGATCACAAACCCGATTGGCTTGACCGCGAACATTACTTCCAAAGGGATCACTGTCACCGGCATGACAGCAAACAACAAAACCTATGATGGAAACACAACGGCAACACTGACCGGCGGAGCGTTATCGGGTGTTGTCTCCGGCGATATAGTCTCCTTCAGCGGACAGAGCGGAGTGTTCAGCGACAAGAACGTCGGGACCGGCAAGGCGGTATCTGTTACGGGCGTCACTCTGTCCGGTACGGAGGCAGGCAACTACACGGTCACAAACCCGATTGGGATTACCGCGAATATCACCGCGAGATCGCTGACAGTCACCGCAACCGGTTTGAACAAAGTCTACAACGGCACGACTGTGGCAGCCGTAACGTATGGTGATGATCGATTGGTTGGAGATGTTCTCACGGTCAGTGGAACTGCGGTATTTGCCGACAAGACCATGGGTACGGGAAAAGCCGTTTACATAACCGGTATCACTATCAGCGGCGGGGGTGCCGGGAACTACAGTCTTACATCGACGACTGCAAGCTCAACGGCAAACATAACGGCACTCACGCTGACCTTCAGCGGTAATAGCAAGGTTTATGACGGAACAACATCAGCTACGTTTAACATCAACGTAATTCCAGGGGATGCGGTCACCATTGCCGGAACGGCCGCATTTGCAAACAAGAGCGTTGGCGTCGGCAAGACCGTCAGCGTGATCGGTATTGCCATCAGCGGCGTGGATGCCGGAAACTACATCCTATCTTCAACGACCGCAAACCTAACTGCCAGCATAACGGCGCGGTCATTGACGGTATCCGCAATTGGCAGCAACAAGGTGTACGACGGTACTACGGCCGCAACCGTAACCCTTGAGGATAATCGGATAAGCGGGGATGTGTTGAACATTTCATTTACAACTGATGTTTTCGCCAATAAGAACGTCGGCACGGGCAAACCGGTGAGTATATCCGGCATTGCGATCAGCGGCGCAGACGTGGGCAACTACACGCTCGCGGCGGCGAGTGCAAGCGCGAGCGCGAACATCACTCCTATCCAGCTAACCATAACGGCAACGGCCGCGGACAAGATGTACGACAGCACGGCAGCGGCTCAGGTTACCTTTACCGACAACCGCATTGCCGGAGATGTGCTTACGGTCAGCGGTTCGGCGGCATTCAACGACAAGAGTGTTGGCCAGAACAAACCTGTTGCAGTCTCGGGGATAACCCTCAGCGGAACAGACGCTCCCAATTACAGTCTTGCTGCCATGACAGCGAGCATGACTGCAAGCATCATTCCGCCGGACGGTGATCTTGACGGCGGAGGAGTTGCAGTCACCGATGCGCTCCGTGCGCTCAGGATCACAGCCGGACTTATAACAGCTACGGCAACGGATATGTCCCATTCCGATGTCGCCCCCTTGGTGAGCGACGTTCCACAGCCGGACGACGTGATTGATGTCGGCGATGTTGTGGTCATCTTGAGGAAATCGGTAGGGCTGGTTAGTTTCTAA
- a CDS encoding cohesin domain-containing protein yields the protein MRKKVFIAILLSSFILPLLFVPTSIASAALLSVSSTDNGIFQITGSDMTGVASMDITLSYDAATLSNPRVVVGPLISGAMTAVNPNVPGILRIAIIRTAPVTGNGLIATLSFDLLGNGQGTITSLNAKLSNINGAPLTTIVQVSNPPVTTAEGTTSAALTEAHDSVTAVAPSSMIVIVSQPGKREEAKPTLETGIAKEQNELPLTQESTGEPNMPREKTDSVMSSSGTLSNAQRGDMGIYSQESVLARFKAYRGKRTPKAFIALFDQAGVACRQEPPIAFSDGKSVVKVVFLTPPGKITFSDVAVMGARLVSLKSDTDNTNTWIIELIPEKGGYKAGFAISRGEAKMVFPLTITPKISMKPTGSGSMTAADFTVFLKAGESAKLKKFDLNGDGKRDYIDDYIFTANYVSEVKESAIKKRK from the coding sequence ATGAGAAAAAAGGTTTTTATCGCTATCTTGTTGTCGTCTTTTATTTTGCCGCTTCTATTTGTTCCGACATCCATTGCATCCGCAGCACTTCTGTCAGTGTCTTCAACAGACAACGGTATATTTCAGATTACGGGCAGCGATATGACTGGTGTCGCCTCGATGGATATTACACTTTCCTATGATGCCGCAACCCTTTCCAATCCCCGGGTTGTTGTAGGTCCATTGATTTCGGGAGCAATGACGGCGGTCAACCCGAATGTCCCCGGGATCCTGCGCATTGCGATTATCCGCACGGCCCCTGTTACGGGCAACGGTCTTATCGCCACGCTGAGTTTTGACCTTCTGGGAAATGGCCAGGGCACGATCACTTCTCTTAATGCCAAACTCTCAAACATCAATGGCGCTCCACTCACGACAATAGTGCAGGTCAGCAACCCGCCTGTCACAACTGCCGAGGGGACAACCAGTGCCGCTTTAACCGAGGCTCATGATTCGGTGACAGCGGTAGCGCCGTCTTCGATGATCGTTATTGTTAGTCAGCCGGGCAAGCGGGAAGAAGCCAAACCGACTTTAGAGACAGGCATCGCAAAAGAGCAAAATGAGCTGCCGTTAACACAGGAGTCCACCGGAGAACCGAATATGCCCAGGGAGAAGACCGACAGTGTCATGAGTAGCAGCGGCACCCTATCAAATGCGCAAAGAGGGGATATGGGAATTTATAGCCAGGAAAGCGTTCTTGCTCGTTTCAAGGCGTACCGTGGTAAACGGACACCCAAGGCGTTCATCGCTCTGTTCGACCAGGCGGGTGTGGCGTGCAGGCAAGAACCTCCGATAGCGTTCTCGGACGGGAAATCCGTGGTGAAGGTTGTATTCCTGACGCCTCCGGGAAAAATAACGTTTTCCGATGTTGCGGTCATGGGAGCGCGGCTTGTTTCCTTGAAAAGCGATACGGACAACACGAATACGTGGATCATTGAGCTTATTCCTGAAAAAGGCGGCTACAAGGCTGGCTTTGCCATATCTCGGGGAGAGGCGAAAATGGTATTTCCTCTGACGATCACGCCGAAGATCAGCATGAAACCAACCGGATCGGGCTCGATGACTGCAGCTGACTTTACTGTTTTCCTCAAAGCCGGAGAATCCGCGAAATTGAAAAAGTTCGATCTGAACGGAGACGGCAAACGAGATTATATCGATGATTATATTTTTACCGCCAATTATGTCAGTGAAGTGAAGGAATCTGCAATTAAGAAGCGAAAATAA
- a CDS encoding zinc-ribbon domain-containing protein — MIVSCECGAKLKIDDAKISGKGVKVRCPRCGNVIPVQKPAPASSMPSRTIATPVPTAPPASASGPLVLVAHDSDVVRKMVADFLSEAGFQVDTAADGIEALRKAIENKPRGMVLDVGLPGIYGFELCERLKNNPETSSIKIILLSSVYDMRRYKRTPTNLYGADDYIEKHHIPDSLVNKLRKLIFPEQVEAELRGIKDHAHHDLPEMSRPPAREFESALLSPQHHAQTERSFPEAIPSGSAVQRTGSSDGLDGSALYPESLSLEASIFQKEECNIPRVDEADPEAVEKARRFARIIVSDIALYNQEAVIEGLKNGTFYDLLRKDVEEGRELYEGRVPSLIRIKKDYYQEAFDNFMAAAQKKNSR; from the coding sequence ATGATCGTTTCCTGTGAGTGCGGCGCAAAACTCAAGATCGATGATGCCAAGATATCCGGCAAGGGAGTGAAGGTGCGTTGTCCGCGCTGCGGAAATGTGATCCCGGTTCAGAAGCCGGCCCCGGCGTCATCAATGCCCTCAAGAACCATTGCAACACCAGTTCCAACCGCACCTCCTGCGTCAGCATCCGGCCCCCTGGTGCTCGTTGCGCATGACAGCGATGTTGTCAGAAAGATGGTCGCTGATTTTCTGTCAGAAGCAGGATTCCAGGTGGATACCGCGGCTGACGGCATTGAAGCGCTCAGGAAGGCGATCGAGAACAAACCTCGGGGCATGGTACTTGATGTGGGGCTGCCGGGCATCTATGGCTTCGAACTCTGCGAACGGTTGAAGAATAATCCGGAGACATCATCGATCAAAATAATATTGCTCTCCTCGGTGTATGACATGCGGCGGTATAAACGTACGCCGACCAACTTGTATGGCGCAGACGATTACATCGAAAAGCACCACATCCCGGATTCTCTGGTGAACAAGCTGCGCAAACTTATTTTCCCTGAACAGGTCGAAGCTGAATTACGCGGGATCAAAGACCATGCTCACCACGATCTGCCGGAGATGTCACGGCCTCCTGCACGGGAGTTCGAGTCAGCTCTGCTCAGTCCCCAGCATCACGCGCAGACGGAACGCTCTTTCCCTGAAGCGATTCCATCCGGGTCCGCAGTTCAGAGGACTGGATCTTCGGACGGGCTGGACGGGTCCGCGCTGTATCCCGAGTCGCTCAGTCTCGAGGCCTCGATCTTTCAGAAAGAGGAGTGCAATATTCCCCGGGTGGATGAAGCCGATCCCGAGGCCGTGGAGAAGGCGCGACGTTTCGCGCGGATCATCGTATCAGATATCGCCCTCTATAATCAGGAGGCGGTGATCGAAGGGCTTAAGAACGGGACCTTTTATGATCTTCTCAGGAAGGATGTTGAAGAGGGCAGGGAACTGTATGAAGGGCGCGTTCCCAGCCTTATCAGGATAAAGAAAGACTACTATCAAGAAGCTTTCGATAATTTTATGGCAGCGGCACAAAAGAAAAATAGTCGTTGA